One Hordeum vulgare subsp. vulgare chromosome 4H, MorexV3_pseudomolecules_assembly, whole genome shotgun sequence DNA window includes the following coding sequences:
- the LOC123447307 gene encoding uncharacterized protein LOC123447307 has translation MARPESCLGAAAIVLVMLCAVMSSAAAQPRRPLPPNSQVIHPGRFGKRAQVVTCDNKKDKKKPCIATCDKRCPNECLVLCSSCKTYCLCDFYPGMSCGDPRFTGADGNNFYFHGKKDQDFCVVSDADLHINAHFIGKRNPSMSRDFTWIQALGIRFADHRLYLGAQKTSKWNNDIDRLELAFNGATIDISTDIGAHWQSTAMPGLTVTRTSMTNGVRVELKGVFDIMTKVVPITEEDSRAHNYGVTEDDSLAHLDIGFKFYDLTDDVHGVLGQTYRSDYVNKLNVSSSMPVMGGVARYVSSDIFATDCKVSRFGHNGAISMVTTKAN, from the exons GTGCGCCGTCATGTCCTCTGCAGCCGCACAGCCGCGCCGCCCGCTGCCGCCGAACTCTCAGGTGATCCACCCTGGACGATTCGGCAAGAGGGCGCAGGTTGTCACCTGTGACaacaagaaggacaagaaaaaACCCTGCATCGCCACCTGCGACAAGCGCTGTCCCAACGAGTGCCTCGTCCTCTGCTCCAGCTGCAAGACATACTGCT TGTGTGACTTCTATCCTGGGATGTCCTGCGGTGACCCCCGCTTCACCGGCGCCGATGGCAACAACTTCTACTTCCATGGCAAGAAGGACCAGGACTTCTGCGTGGTGTCTGACGCCGACCTCCATATCAACGCCCACTTCATCGGTAAACGCAACCCATCCATGAGTCGCGATTTCACATGGATCCAAGCCTTGGGCATCCGCTTCGCGGACCATCGCCTCTACTTGGGTGCCCAGAAGACCTCCAAGTGGAACAATGACATTGATCGTCTCGAGTTGGCCTTCAACGGAGCAACGATCGACATCTCTACCGACATTGGCGCACATTGGCAATCCACCGCCATGCCTGGCTTGACCGTCACAAGGACTTCCATGACCAATGGCGTGAGAGTCGAGCTTAAGGGTGTGTTCGATATCATGACTAAAGTGGTGCCCATCACGGAGGAGGACTCCCGCGCCCACAACTATGGTGTGACAGAGGATGACAGTCTTGCACATTTGGACATTGGGTTCAAGTTTTATGACCTCACAGACGATGTTCATGGAGTTCTGGGCCAAACCTACCGCTCTGACTACGTCAACAAGCTCAACGTGAGTTCTAGCATGCCGGTGATGGGTGGTGTAGCAAGATATGTCTCGTCTGACATCTTCGCCACCGACTGCAAGGTCTCTAGGTTCGGCCATAATGGTGCCATCTCCATGGTCACAACCAAAGCCAATTAA